CCAGCAAGGCCAGCACGCGGCGGGCGAATTCAGGCGGCATCAGCGGTAGCGCGGATCGGCGACGTAGGGATTGCCGCGTTTCTCCGCGCCTAGGGTGGTGAAGGGGCCATGGCCGGGAATCACCGTGATGTCGTCCGGCAGGACGAACAGCTTTTGCTGGATGGCGTCTATCAGCTGCTGGTGGTTGCCCATGGGGAAATCGGTACGGCCTATCGAGCCTTGGAACAAGACATCGCCGGCCACCAACACTTTGGAGGACGGGCTATAGAACACCACATGGCCAGGCGTGTGGCCGGGGCAATGGATCACTTGCAGCGTCTCCTGGCCGATGGAGACGGTATCGCCCTCTTCCAGCCAGCGCTGCGGCGTCAGCGGCTCGCTGCGCGGGAAGCCGAACATCTGGCCCTGGGTGGGCAGCTGATCCAGCCAAAAGCTTTCGGCGCGCTGCGGGCCTTCGATCTCCACGCCCAGCTCCTCGGCCAGCTTGGCCGCGCCGCCGGCATGATCGATGTGGCCATGGGTCAGCAACAGCTTTTCCACCGTCAGGCCCTGTCCCTCCACCCAGGCGCGGATGCGTTCGATGTCGCCGCCGGCATCGACAATGGCCGCCTGACGGCTGACGCTGCACCACAGCACGCTGCAGTTCTGGGCAAACGGAGTGACCGGAATCACGTGGTATTTCAAGGCCATGACAGGGCTCGCGCTAAAAAAACGTAATCCGACATTCTGGCATGGCCGTGGCGGTTTGGGGAGGGGTGGCGGAGACGGTGCGCACGGGATAAGGCGGGCAAGGCCTGCCCTCCCTACGAGATGTGGCATGCCAGAATGGTTTGGGAAGGGCCGCCCTAAGGCGGATGCTCCGCCCGCTGGGCGATCCGCCGTGCCGTATCGACAAGGCAAAGGCGGAATAAGGGCTTAAAGCCGGGATTCCGCCCTAGGGGAATAAGGGCGCGACGGGATGGCGGATCGCCCGGATTGGCCGGGCATCCGCCCTACGAATACAACGCCCGCTCGATGAACTGGCGCGGCACCTTGGGCTTGGGCACCCGGACGTCGAACCAGCCGCGCACGTCGCCATCCAGCCCTATGCCGTGCATGAAGTTGTACAGCGCCTTGTTCAGGCCGCGGCCCATCAGCTCGTGGTCGGTGCCGGTGGGATCGATGAAGCCGACATCGTTCTTGGCGAAGTCGCCCGCCGGCAGCGGCACCAGCTGCACGCCGTATTCTTCCGGATTCTTGCCCACCGGCGAATGCACGGTGCAGGCGAAGCGGTGGAAGAAGCCGGACTGGATGCAGCCGCTGTCGAACAGCTGGCGCACGTACTCCAGCGCGTCCACCGTGTCCTGCACCGTCTGCGTCGGAAAGCCGTACATCAGGTAAGCGTGCACCAGGATGCCCGCCTCGGAAAAACCGTGGGTGACGCGCGCCACCTGCTCCACCGACACGCCCTTCTTCATCAGCTTGAGCAGCCGGTCCGACGCCACCTCCAGGCCGCCGGAGATGGCGATGCAGCCGGATTCGGCCAACAACTGGGCCAGTTCCGGCGTGAACGATTTCTCGAAACGGATATTGCCCCACCAGGAGATGGACACCTTGCGCCTGAGCAGCTCCTCGGCCAGCGCCTTCAGCATCTTGGGCGGGGCGGCCTCGTCGACGAAGTGGAAGCCGGTCTGGCCGGTTTCGGCGATGATGGCCTCAATGCGGTCCACCAGCACTTCGGCCGAGGCGGTTTCGTAGCGCGAGATATAGTCCAGCGTCACGTCGCAGAAGCTGCATTTCTTCCAGTAGCAGCCGTGGGCGATGGTCAGCTTGTTCCAGCGGCCGTCGCTCCACAGCCGGTGCATCGGGTTCAGCATGTCCAGCAGCGACAGGTAACGGTCGATGGGCAGGCCGTCCCAGGTCGGCGTGCCGGATTCGGAGAAGGGCACGTCCGCTTCCTGCATGTTGACATAACGCACCGCGCCGTCCTGGCGCAGGAAGGTGCGCGCGAGCCGGCTGACGCCGCGCTTGCCTTCGAGATGCTCCATCAACGCCAACAGCGGTTTTTCGCCATCGTCCAACGTGACGTAGTCGAAGTAATCGAACACCCGCGGTTCGGCCAATTCCCGCAGCTCGGTGTTGGCGTAGCCGCCGCCGAGACAGGTTTTGACCTCGGGCCAGTGACGCTTGATGGTCTGGGCGATGCGGAAGGCGGCGTATACCGCGCCGGGGAAGGGCACCGAAATCAACACCAGCTGCGGTTGATGCTTGTCCATCGCTTCGCGGGTCAGCGCGTCCAAGCTGTCGTCCACCCAGTTCGGCGCCGCCGCCAGGGCCTTGGCCAAGGGATCGAAGGTCGGCTGCGACAAGGCCAGCGATTCGGCGTAGCGGACGAACTCGAAGCGCGGGTCCACCGCCTCGCGCAACACGTCGGCGATATCGTTCAGGTACAGCGTGGCCAGATGGCGGGCGCGGTCCTGGGTGCCCAAGGCGCCGAAGGCCCAGGCCAGCGGATCGCCGCCGTCCGGATCGTCCGGGTCCACATACACATCCAGCGAGGCGAAGCGCGGCCCTTCCGGCAGATAGTTGCGGCCGGCGATGCGGTAGGACAGCGTGGCGTCGCGGCCCTGCAAGAAGCCGATCACCGCGTCTATCGTCGCGGCGTAGCGATCATAATCAATATCGAACTGCATCATGCAGTCCGTGCGCTGGCGCATTGGAATGCGCTGCACATGCTCGCGCAGCGTCTGCATGCCGGCGCGCGAGAACAATTTCAACACCAGCGCCAACGCCAGGTCTTCCTGGAAAGCCGCCACGCCGCGCGAGCGCAGGAAGCCGGTGAGATAGGCGGTGGATGGGTAGGGCGTGTTCAGCTGCGTCATCGGCGGGATGAGCGACAGCACGCGCAGGGAGCTGGCAGACATGCGAAAAATCCGGCGGGTGGTTCAAAAAGCATAGCCGGGCATAAGCCCGGCCGCGCGTGATTGTCCCACAGCAAGCGATGCGAGACTAGGCAGTCTTGGCGCTGAACTGCTCAAAGGCCTCTAAAGCGTTGGCGGAATACATCAAGGACGGCCCGCCGCCCATATACACCGCCATCGCCAGCGTCTCCTCCACTTCCGCCTTGGTGGCGCCCAGCTTGACCAAGGCCGAGGCATGGAAGCCCAGACAGCCGTCGCAACGCGCGGCCACGCCCAGCGCCAGCGCGATCAGCTCCTTGGTTTTCTTGTCCAGCGCCCCGTCGCGGGTGGCGGCGCGGGCCAGGTCGTTGAAGCCTTGCATCACCTCCGGCACGTCGGCGCGCAAGGTGGCCAGGTGCTTGGAAATAGCGTGGGTCAGTTCCGGGTAGTTCACTTCACCGCTCATGGTTTGGCTCCAGTTGAGATAGGGATGCGAATGCGCGAAGTCATCACAGCAAACGGACGACGCCGGCAATGGATATGTTGATTTATATAATATCAATTGATATATTGAAGTCAAGACACACCGCAATCGAGCA
The Chromobacterium sp. IIBBL 290-4 DNA segment above includes these coding regions:
- a CDS encoding MBL fold metallo-hydrolase, with translation MALKYHVIPVTPFAQNCSVLWCSVSRQAAIVDAGGDIERIRAWVEGQGLTVEKLLLTHGHIDHAGGAAKLAEELGVEIEGPQRAESFWLDQLPTQGQMFGFPRSEPLTPQRWLEEGDTVSIGQETLQVIHCPGHTPGHVVFYSPSSKVLVAGDVLFQGSIGRTDFPMGNHQQLIDAIQQKLFVLPDDITVIPGHGPFTTLGAEKRGNPYVADPRYR
- a CDS encoding radical SAM protein codes for the protein MSASSLRVLSLIPPMTQLNTPYPSTAYLTGFLRSRGVAAFQEDLALALVLKLFSRAGMQTLREHVQRIPMRQRTDCMMQFDIDYDRYAATIDAVIGFLQGRDATLSYRIAGRNYLPEGPRFASLDVYVDPDDPDGGDPLAWAFGALGTQDRARHLATLYLNDIADVLREAVDPRFEFVRYAESLALSQPTFDPLAKALAAAPNWVDDSLDALTREAMDKHQPQLVLISVPFPGAVYAAFRIAQTIKRHWPEVKTCLGGGYANTELRELAEPRVFDYFDYVTLDDGEKPLLALMEHLEGKRGVSRLARTFLRQDGAVRYVNMQEADVPFSESGTPTWDGLPIDRYLSLLDMLNPMHRLWSDGRWNKLTIAHGCYWKKCSFCDVTLDYISRYETASAEVLVDRIEAIIAETGQTGFHFVDEAAPPKMLKALAEELLRRKVSISWWGNIRFEKSFTPELAQLLAESGCIAISGGLEVASDRLLKLMKKGVSVEQVARVTHGFSEAGILVHAYLMYGFPTQTVQDTVDALEYVRQLFDSGCIQSGFFHRFACTVHSPVGKNPEEYGVQLVPLPAGDFAKNDVGFIDPTGTDHELMGRGLNKALYNFMHGIGLDGDVRGWFDVRVPKPKVPRQFIERALYS
- a CDS encoding carboxymuconolactone decarboxylase family protein, which gives rise to MSGEVNYPELTHAISKHLATLRADVPEVMQGFNDLARAATRDGALDKKTKELIALALGVAARCDGCLGFHASALVKLGATKAEVEETLAMAVYMGGGPSLMYSANALEAFEQFSAKTA